From Deinococcus budaensis, a single genomic window includes:
- a CDS encoding Ig domain-containing protein, with amino-acid sequence MRKVTVTSGWAWLACGALLTACGSTPGTTGTTGNRDALYFTTTTLPVAYLAETYEAPITVAGGAGPYTVRVGSGSLPPGLTLRNLRLSGTPTKTGAYTFTLESSDANLSSKVQSYTLNVNELPPLALKPQLPAGEIRGETRIPLNITAPRAVRAARMTWDLPEGVTVTRVQAAEAGGVLFWKLAGRTLTVDVGFKAVPRSGARVALVSLKPQKVVKLDTTRFAFEARDGAGKLLAEVKLPEAARPAATPATPNPATASPATPTTPTTTTPAAPATPAAPTPPPGGNQDPPAAPPSPVIPNPPPPATPPGGGSP; translated from the coding sequence ATGCGAAAAGTCACCGTCACCTCCGGGTGGGCCTGGCTGGCGTGCGGCGCGCTGCTGACGGCCTGCGGCAGCACGCCCGGCACGACCGGGACCACGGGCAACCGCGACGCCCTGTACTTCACCACGACGACCCTGCCGGTCGCCTATCTCGCGGAAACCTACGAGGCGCCGATCACGGTCGCGGGCGGCGCGGGGCCGTACACGGTGCGGGTGGGGTCGGGCAGCCTGCCGCCGGGCCTGACCCTGCGCAACCTGCGGCTCTCGGGCACGCCGACCAAGACCGGGGCCTATACCTTTACGCTGGAGAGTTCCGACGCCAACCTGAGCAGCAAGGTGCAGAGCTACACCCTGAACGTGAACGAGCTGCCGCCGCTGGCTTTAAAGCCCCAGCTTCCGGCAGGCGAGATTCGCGGCGAAACGCGCATTCCGCTCAACATCACCGCGCCCCGGGCCGTGCGCGCCGCGCGGATGACCTGGGACCTGCCCGAAGGCGTGACTGTCACCCGCGTGCAAGCGGCCGAGGCGGGCGGCGTGCTGTTCTGGAAGCTCGCGGGCCGCACCCTGACGGTGGACGTGGGCTTCAAGGCGGTGCCCCGCAGCGGCGCGCGGGTGGCGCTGGTCAGCCTGAAGCCGCAAAAGGTGGTCAAGCTCGACACCACCCGCTTTGCCTTCGAGGCCCGCGACGGCGCGGGCAAGCTGCTGGCCGAGGTCAAGCTGCCGGAAGCGGCCAGACCTGCGGCGACTCCGGCGACTCCCAACCCGGCCACCGCAAGCCCGGCCACGCCGACGACGCCCACGACGACCACTCCGGCGGCTCCGGCCACCCCCGCAGCTCCCACGCCACCCCCCGGCGGCAACCAAGACCCGCCCGCCGCTCCGCCCTCGCCGGTGATCCCCAACCCGCCCCCACCGGCAACCCCGCCCGGGGGAGGCAGCCCGTGA
- a CDS encoding insulinase family protein, whose protein sequence is MTTTAPLPALPAPGDRLGRYTVERVETLPEMQGTLVLLRHELGARHAHVSRDDDNLAFGVTFPTVPKDSTGVAHILEHVVLMGSQKYPVADPFFAMLPRSLNTFMNAMTASDWTTYPFSTRNEQDYFNLLGVYLDATFFPLMRYESFRQDGHRFEFETPDDPTTPLKLQGVVYNEMKGAMASPGSVMWRAFGQALYPDLTYANNSGGSPSAIPDLTYEDLRAFHAAHYHPSNALFYTYGRLDLRRVLDEIESHVMARFSPQTLDVSIPDQPSFTAPRRMDVTYPGTDVERGGQVSVAWKLGPTTDPDHNLRWSVLGDVLLGNPAAPLTRPLIESGLGSALADLSGYRDDFREGAFAAGLKGLSAGRADEVQALVLDTLASIVREGIDPALIESSLHQFEIGQREVSNSGYPYGLQVMFRLLGPWLYGGDPVTGLRLEAELSRLREGLAAGQVFEPMIQRELLDNPHRVTLVLAPDPELVARTEQSERELVERLSAGFTDEDRARIVAESLRLQELQAQESDPGVLPTLTLADVPPTVLRVPYTTEQVGRAVIGRVPQPTGGLTYLDVQVRLPELPAELLDTLPLYAYAVTRSGAAGQDYLALARRIEAVTGGVSASVGVGGQPDDLEALRLSVTFSGKALARNGEALVGVLRDILAAPEFTRERLEQLLKQRLAGLKASVVSSGNAYAERLAAAQVSPAGFIEEHLGGLTALEHLKGIVEGDGGLDALLERLNRVRDLLLGGQPLLCLTATPDDLGLDLTPITGRFTGETPVGRPAPQTLPAVPQARVTDSPVAFNAVAFRTVPYTHPDSPALLVLSRLLRSEYLLAEIREKGGAYGGGAAFDARAGVFSLSSYRDPHITRTYEVFRNARAFLDTGLGEREVTEAILGASKTLDPLTSPDTAGRLRFYGDQAGYTPEMQEAYKARLLNVTLEDLKRVTDAWLTPERAGYALVAGRDPNAETQALGLHFEVQTI, encoded by the coding sequence ATGACGACCACCGCACCGCTTCCCGCCCTGCCCGCCCCCGGCGACCGGCTGGGCCGCTACACCGTCGAGCGCGTGGAGACCCTGCCCGAGATGCAGGGCACCCTGGTCCTGCTGCGCCACGAGCTGGGCGCCCGGCACGCCCACGTCTCGCGCGACGACGACAACCTCGCCTTCGGGGTGACCTTCCCGACCGTGCCCAAGGACTCGACCGGCGTGGCCCATATCCTCGAGCACGTCGTGCTGATGGGCAGCCAGAAGTACCCGGTGGCCGATCCCTTCTTCGCCATGCTCCCGAGGTCGCTGAACACCTTCATGAACGCGATGACCGCGAGCGACTGGACGACCTACCCCTTTTCCACCCGCAACGAGCAGGACTACTTCAACCTGCTGGGCGTGTACCTCGACGCGACCTTCTTTCCGCTGATGCGCTACGAGAGCTTCCGGCAAGACGGCCACCGCTTCGAGTTCGAGACGCCCGACGACCCGACCACGCCGCTGAAGCTCCAGGGCGTCGTGTACAACGAGATGAAAGGCGCCATGGCCTCGCCGGGGTCGGTGATGTGGCGCGCGTTCGGCCAGGCGCTGTACCCGGACCTGACCTATGCCAACAACTCCGGCGGCTCGCCTTCCGCGATTCCCGACCTGACTTACGAGGACCTGCGCGCCTTTCACGCGGCGCACTACCACCCCAGCAACGCCCTGTTCTACACCTACGGGCGGCTCGATTTGAGGCGCGTGCTGGACGAGATCGAATCGCACGTGATGGCGCGCTTCAGCCCCCAGACGCTCGACGTGAGCATTCCCGACCAGCCCAGCTTCACCGCGCCGCGCCGGATGGACGTGACCTATCCCGGCACCGACGTGGAGCGCGGCGGACAGGTCAGCGTGGCCTGGAAACTCGGCCCCACCACCGACCCCGACCACAACCTGCGCTGGAGCGTGCTGGGCGACGTGCTGCTGGGCAACCCCGCCGCGCCGCTGACCCGCCCCTTGATCGAGTCGGGGCTGGGCAGCGCGCTGGCCGACCTCAGCGGTTACCGCGACGACTTCCGCGAGGGCGCCTTTGCCGCCGGCCTCAAGGGCCTCAGCGCCGGGCGGGCCGATGAGGTGCAGGCGCTGGTGCTGGACACGCTCGCCAGCATCGTCCGGGAGGGCATCGACCCCGCGCTGATCGAAAGCAGCCTGCACCAGTTCGAGATCGGGCAGCGCGAGGTCTCCAACAGCGGTTACCCCTACGGCCTGCAAGTCATGTTCCGGCTGCTGGGGCCGTGGCTTTACGGCGGCGACCCGGTGACGGGCCTGCGGCTGGAGGCCGAGCTTTCGCGGCTGCGCGAGGGCCTCGCGGCGGGGCAGGTCTTCGAGCCGATGATTCAGCGGGAACTGCTGGACAACCCCCACCGGGTCACGCTGGTGCTGGCCCCCGACCCCGAGCTGGTCGCCCGCACCGAGCAGAGCGAGCGTGAACTGGTCGAGCGCCTGAGTGCGGGCTTCACCGACGAGGACCGCGCCCGCATCGTGGCCGAGAGCCTGCGCCTTCAGGAGCTTCAGGCCCAGGAGTCGGACCCGGGCGTGCTGCCCACCCTGACCCTGGCCGACGTGCCCCCCACCGTGCTGCGGGTGCCGTACACCACCGAGCAGGTGGGCCGCGCCGTGATCGGCCGGGTGCCGCAGCCCACCGGGGGCCTGACCTACCTCGACGTGCAGGTGCGGCTGCCCGAACTGCCTGCGGAGCTGCTGGACACCCTGCCGCTGTACGCCTACGCGGTCACCCGCAGCGGGGCCGCCGGGCAGGACTACCTCGCGCTGGCCCGCCGCATCGAGGCCGTGACGGGCGGCGTGAGCGCCAGCGTCGGGGTGGGCGGTCAGCCGGACGATCTGGAGGCCCTGCGGCTCTCGGTCACCTTCAGCGGCAAGGCGCTGGCCCGCAACGGGGAGGCGCTGGTGGGGGTGCTGCGCGACATCCTGGCCGCGCCCGAGTTCACCCGCGAGCGGCTGGAGCAGCTGCTCAAGCAGCGCCTGGCAGGCCTCAAGGCCAGCGTGGTCAGTTCGGGCAACGCCTACGCCGAGCGCCTGGCCGCCGCGCAGGTCAGCCCGGCAGGGTTTATCGAGGAACACCTCGGGGGCCTGACCGCGCTGGAACACCTCAAGGGGATCGTCGAGGGGGACGGCGGCCTGGACGCCCTGCTGGAGCGCCTGAACCGCGTCCGCGACCTGCTGCTGGGAGGCCAGCCGCTGCTGTGCCTCACCGCGACCCCGGACGACCTGGGCCTCGACCTGACGCCCATCACGGGCCGCTTCACGGGCGAGACTCCGGTCGGTCGCCCCGCGCCCCAGACCCTCCCGGCCGTGCCGCAGGCGCGCGTCACCGACTCGCCGGTCGCCTTCAACGCGGTCGCCTTCCGCACCGTGCCGTACACCCACCCCGACAGCCCGGCGCTGCTGGTGCTCTCGCGCCTGCTGCGCAGCGAGTACCTGCTGGCCGAGATTCGCGAGAAGGGCGGGGCCTACGGCGGCGGCGCGGCCTTCGATGCCCGTGCGGGCGTCTTCAGCCTCTCCTCGTACCGCGATCCGCACATCACCCGCACCTACGAGGTGTTCCGGAACGCCCGCGCTTTCCTCGACACGGGGCTGGGCGAGCGCGAGGTCACCGAAGCGATCCTGGGCGCGAGCAAGACCCTCGATCCCCTCACCAGCCCCGACACGGCGGGGAGGCTGCGCTTTTACGGCGACCAGGCGGGCTACACCCCCGAGATGCAGGAAGCCTACAAAGCGCGGCTCCTGAACGTCACCCTGGAGGACCTCAAGCGCGTCACCGACGCCTGGCTGACCCCGGAGCGCGCCGGATACGCTCTGGTCGCGGGCCGCGATCCCAACGCCGAGACCCAGGCGCTGGGGCTGCATTTCGAGGTGCAGACGATCTAG
- a CDS encoding 23S rRNA (pseudouridine(1915)-N(3))-methyltransferase RlmH has translation MRLHLITVGEPKLAYARAGWDEYERRLRRYHKLQVTRVAGKTQALESEAVARAVGRTPLILLDPRGRQFSSEGLSAYLDAQALGGTGELAFAIGGPEGHTDALRAAATRLWSLGDLTLPHDLAMIVLLEALYRAATISAGEPYHRGG, from the coding sequence ATGCGGCTGCACCTGATCACCGTCGGAGAACCCAAACTCGCCTATGCCCGCGCCGGGTGGGACGAGTACGAGCGGCGGCTGCGGCGCTACCACAAGCTTCAGGTCACGCGGGTGGCCGGGAAAACCCAGGCGCTGGAATCCGAGGCAGTCGCCCGGGCGGTGGGCCGCACACCGCTGATCCTGCTCGACCCGCGCGGCCGCCAGTTCAGCAGTGAGGGTCTCAGCGCGTATCTGGACGCGCAGGCGCTCGGGGGCACCGGGGAACTGGCCTTCGCCATCGGCGGCCCCGAAGGCCACACGGACGCGCTGCGGGCCGCCGCCACGCGCCTGTGGAGCCTGGGAGACCTCACCCTGCCCCACGACCTCGCCATGATCGTGCTGCTGGAAGCCCTGTACCGGGCCGCCACGATCAGCGCGGGGGAGCCGTACCACCGGGGCGGGTAA
- the rsmI gene encoding 16S rRNA (cytidine(1402)-2'-O)-methyltransferase produces MHADPSAPRVWLVPTPVGNLGDLTFRAVEVLRGADAVACEDTRHTGALLAHLGIRRPLVRLDAHTMHRAAQVLERHPRLAYVSDAGTPGISDPGAELVRAAVQADIPVEVLPGATAFVPALVLSGLPSARFTFEGFLPRTGRERRERLAAIAARAETTALYESPHRLGATLSELAEVCGPERAASVTRELSKRFEETARGSLSDLAARFAGGVRGEIVVVVSGRPAGDLLPGEVETDHAALARAWAAEGRSAREIRALLIAQGLRKNDAYALALQVTQPPGSSPTPEAFS; encoded by the coding sequence ATCCACGCCGACCCTTCTGCGCCTCGGGTGTGGCTGGTGCCGACCCCGGTGGGCAACCTGGGCGACCTGACCTTCCGGGCGGTGGAGGTGCTGCGCGGCGCGGACGCCGTGGCCTGCGAGGACACCCGCCACACCGGCGCGCTGCTGGCCCACCTGGGCATCCGCCGCCCGCTGGTGCGCCTCGACGCCCACACCATGCACCGCGCCGCGCAGGTGCTGGAACGCCACCCCCGCCTCGCCTATGTCAGCGACGCGGGCACGCCGGGCATCAGCGATCCAGGCGCTGAACTCGTGCGCGCGGCTGTTCAGGCCGACATCCCGGTCGAGGTGCTGCCCGGGGCGACCGCCTTCGTGCCCGCGCTGGTGCTCTCGGGCCTCCCCAGCGCCCGCTTCACCTTCGAGGGCTTCTTGCCCAGAACGGGCCGCGAGCGCCGGGAGCGCCTCGCCGCCATCGCGGCCCGCGCCGAGACCACCGCCCTGTACGAAAGTCCGCACCGCCTGGGGGCCACCCTGAGCGAGCTGGCCGAGGTGTGCGGCCCTGAGCGGGCGGCCAGCGTGACCCGCGAACTTTCCAAACGTTTCGAGGAGACGGCGCGCGGCTCCCTGAGCGACCTCGCGGCCCGCTTCGCCGGGGGCGTGCGCGGCGAGATCGTGGTCGTGGTCTCGGGCCGCCCGGCAGGCGATCTCCTCCCCGGCGAGGTGGAGACTGACCACGCCGCCCTGGCGCGCGCCTGGGCCGCCGAGGGCCGCAGCGCCCGCGAGATCCGCGCGTTGCTGATCGCGCAGGGTTTGCGTAAAAATGACGCTTACGCGCTGGCCCTTCAGGTCACGCAACCCCCTGGCTCCTCTCCCACCCCCGAGGCTTTTTCGTGA
- the pfkA gene encoding 6-phosphofructokinase — translation MRRVAVLTSGGDAPGMNAAIRAVVRTATHHGIEVVGVRRGFSGLHRGNLALIGPRDVANTIQRGGTVLLTARSKTWRTPEGRALGAGHLRAWGVDGLIVIGGDGSFHGAHALQEEHGIPVIGVPGTIDNDLYGTDHTIGYFTAVETALDAVDKLRDTGASHERIFVIEVMGRHAGHIALEVAVAGGAEEVFIPEDPKPVDGVVQIVKDSVAKGKASSIIIVAEGFPGGAQGVADAIEAGTGLETRVSILGHIQRGGSPVSSDRVLASRLGEAAVYALMDGVRGVMVGRENGAVVHTPLHETWEKRKDVSRDLYRCAKTLSV, via the coding sequence GTGCGGCGCGTCGCCGTGCTGACCAGCGGCGGCGACGCGCCGGGCATGAACGCCGCCATCCGCGCGGTCGTCCGCACCGCCACCCACCACGGCATCGAGGTCGTGGGCGTGCGGCGGGGCTTTTCCGGCCTGCACCGGGGCAACCTGGCCTTGATCGGCCCCAGGGACGTGGCGAACACCATCCAGCGCGGCGGCACGGTGCTGCTGACCGCCCGCTCCAAGACCTGGCGCACCCCCGAGGGCCGCGCCCTGGGCGCGGGGCACCTGCGTGCGTGGGGGGTGGACGGCCTCATCGTGATCGGCGGCGACGGCTCCTTTCACGGGGCGCACGCCCTGCAAGAGGAACACGGCATCCCGGTGATCGGGGTTCCGGGCACCATCGACAACGACCTGTACGGAACCGACCACACCATCGGGTACTTCACGGCGGTGGAGACGGCGCTGGACGCCGTGGACAAGCTGCGCGACACTGGCGCTTCCCACGAGCGCATCTTCGTGATCGAGGTGATGGGCCGCCACGCCGGGCACATCGCGCTGGAGGTCGCGGTCGCGGGCGGCGCCGAGGAGGTCTTCATCCCGGAAGACCCCAAGCCGGTGGACGGCGTGGTCCAGATCGTGAAAGACAGCGTCGCCAAGGGCAAGGCCAGCTCGATCATCATCGTGGCCGAGGGCTTTCCGGGCGGCGCGCAGGGGGTAGCCGACGCCATCGAGGCCGGAACCGGGCTGGAGACGCGGGTGAGCATCCTGGGCCACATCCAGCGCGGCGGCTCGCCGGTGAGCAGCGACCGGGTGCTGGCCAGCCGTCTGGGCGAGGCCGCCGTCTACGCCCTGATGGACGGCGTGCGCGGCGTGATGGTCGGCCGCGAGAACGGCGCGGTGGTCCACACGCCGCTGCACGAGACCTGGGAAAAACGCAAGGACGTGAGCCGCGACCTCTACCGCTGCGCCAAGACGCTGAGCGTCTGA
- a CDS encoding endonuclease/exonuclease/phosphatase family protein produces MRRLPALSLLFAALALAGGLLARAHSETCWWVAVLDLVPPQALLPVPLLLAWRASGRRRWGWAAFNVAVALAFTVGQVGAVLPDRLAGAAQRGAPLRVLTLNANFAGADPTRLAALVRQERVDVLTLQETLDRGRDAGYGARVQAALPGWSLARHDELVTLARWPLRESRAVTFPSSPHAVLVTSLEVAGRDVTVVNTHLPTLALLPSPSDTRLRRTLPQRVARRLTVRREFVGVVAGLLRGAPGPLILAGDLNAPPRGELHARLHALGLTDAFQAGGTGLGFTHHARFGHSRIDYVWARGVQAERALALPDVLSDHRAVLAELRLAP; encoded by the coding sequence ATGCGCCGCCTTCCTGCCCTCTCCCTGCTGTTCGCTGCGCTGGCCCTCGCCGGGGGCCTGCTCGCCCGCGCCCACTCGGAGACGTGCTGGTGGGTCGCCGTGCTTGATCTGGTGCCGCCGCAGGCGCTGTTGCCGGTGCCGCTGCTGCTCGCGTGGCGGGCGTCAGGGCGGCGGAGGTGGGGCTGGGCTGCCTTCAACGTTGCGGTGGCGCTGGCGTTCACGGTGGGGCAGGTGGGGGCGGTGCTGCCGGACAGGCTGGCAGGCGCGGCCCAGCGCGGCGCCCCACTGCGGGTGCTGACGCTCAACGCCAATTTTGCGGGCGCAGACCCCACCCGTCTGGCCGCGCTCGTCCGCCAGGAGCGGGTGGACGTGCTGACGCTTCAGGAGACGCTGGACCGGGGCCGCGACGCCGGATACGGGGCGCGCGTACAGGCAGCCCTGCCCGGCTGGTCGCTCGCCCGGCACGACGAGCTGGTCACGCTCGCGCGCTGGCCGCTGCGGGAGTCGCGTGCCGTGACCTTTCCCAGCTCGCCCCACGCCGTCCTCGTCACGTCCCTGGAGGTGGCCGGGCGGGACGTGACGGTGGTCAATACCCACCTGCCCACGCTTGCGCTGCTGCCCAGCCCCAGCGATACCCGGCTGAGGCGAACGCTGCCGCAGCGGGTCGCCCGCCGTCTGACGGTGCGGCGCGAGTTCGTGGGGGTGGTGGCCGGACTGCTGCGGGGTGCGCCCGGCCCCCTGATCCTGGCAGGCGACCTCAACGCCCCGCCGCGCGGGGAGCTGCACGCCCGCCTGCACGCCCTCGGCCTGACCGACGCCTTTCAGGCCGGGGGCACAGGACTGGGGTTCACGCACCACGCCCGTTTCGGGCATTCGCGCATCGATTATGTGTGGGCACGCGGGGTTCAGGCCGAACGCGCCCTAGCCCTTCCCGACGTTCTCAGTGACCACCGCGCCGTGCTGGCCGAACTGCGGCTGGCTCCCTGA
- the ftsZ gene encoding cell division protein FtsZ — translation MQAARIRVIGLGGAGNNAVNRMIESGLEGVEFVAGNTDAQVLAKSHAEVRIQLGDRLTRGLGAGADPEVGEKAALEDRERIKEYLDGTDMLFITAGMGGGTGTGSAPVVAEIAREMGILTVAIVTRPFKFEGPKRQRVAEEGIAKLTERVDGMIVVNNEKLLTAVDKKVSFREAFLIADRVLYYGVKGISDVINVEGMINLDFADVRNMLSNSGTVLMGIGAGRGEKVAEEAAMSAIHSPLLERGIEGARRILINVTGSFDLSMTDANEIVEKIREATGFEDPDILFGITPDEAAGDEVRVTVIATGFGEGTFPAALGLGKPGSRGTSLDTIVRPVRGQSGSSYDPKDYDIPAFLRNVGRE, via the coding sequence ATGCAAGCGGCCAGAATTCGTGTGATCGGCTTGGGCGGGGCGGGCAACAATGCCGTCAACCGCATGATCGAATCGGGACTCGAGGGCGTCGAGTTCGTTGCCGGAAATACCGACGCGCAGGTGCTCGCCAAGAGCCATGCCGAGGTGCGCATTCAGCTCGGCGACCGCCTGACGCGCGGCCTGGGCGCAGGGGCCGACCCCGAGGTGGGCGAGAAGGCCGCGCTGGAAGATCGCGAGCGCATCAAGGAATACCTCGACGGCACCGACATGCTGTTTATCACCGCCGGAATGGGCGGCGGCACCGGCACCGGCTCGGCGCCGGTGGTGGCCGAGATTGCCCGCGAGATGGGGATTCTCACGGTCGCCATCGTGACCCGGCCCTTCAAGTTCGAGGGACCCAAGCGCCAGCGGGTCGCTGAAGAAGGCATCGCCAAGCTCACCGAGCGCGTGGACGGCATGATCGTGGTGAACAACGAAAAACTGCTCACCGCCGTGGACAAGAAGGTCTCCTTCCGCGAGGCTTTTCTCATTGCCGACCGGGTGCTGTACTACGGGGTCAAGGGCATCAGCGACGTGATCAACGTGGAAGGCATGATCAACCTCGACTTTGCCGACGTGCGCAACATGCTGTCGAACTCGGGCACGGTGCTGATGGGCATCGGCGCGGGCCGGGGCGAGAAGGTGGCCGAGGAAGCCGCCATGAGCGCGATCCACTCGCCGCTGCTGGAGCGCGGCATCGAGGGCGCCCGGCGCATCCTGATCAACGTGACGGGCAGTTTCGACCTCTCGATGACCGACGCCAACGAGATCGTGGAAAAGATCCGCGAGGCGACCGGCTTCGAGGACCCCGACATCCTCTTCGGCATCACCCCCGACGAGGCGGCGGGCGACGAGGTGCGCGTCACCGTGATCGCCACCGGCTTCGGGGAAGGGACCTTTCCGGCGGCGCTGGGACTGGGCAAGCCGGGCAGCCGGGGCACCAGCCTCGACACCATCGTCCGGCCCGTGCGCGGCCAGTCGGGCAGTTCCTACGACCCCAAGGACTACGATATCCCCGCTTTCCTGCGGAACGTCGGGCGCGAGTAA